In Seriola aureovittata isolate HTS-2021-v1 ecotype China chromosome 17, ASM2101889v1, whole genome shotgun sequence, a genomic segment contains:
- the eif3d gene encoding eukaryotic translation initiation factor 3 subunit D encodes MAKFNAPVIQDNPSGWGPCAVPEKFKDMPYQPFSKGDRLGKVADWTGATYQDKRYTNKYSSQFGGGSQYAYFHEEDETSFQLVDTAKTQKTAYQRNRMRFAQRNLRRDKDRRNMTQFNMQTLPKSAKQKERDRMRLQKKFQKQFGVRQKWDQKSQAQLKPRDSSVEVRSDWEVKEEMDFPRLMKMRYMEVADPLDIECCGALEYYDKAFDRITTRNEKQLKSIKRIFHTVTTTDDPVIRKLAKTQGNVFATDAILATLMCCTRSVNSWDIIVQRVGNKLFFDKRDNSDFDLLTVSETANEPPQDEGNSFNSPRNLAMEATYINHNFSQQCLRMGGERYKFPTSNPFVEEDMDKSEVASVAYRYRHWKLGDDIDLIVRCEHDGVMTGANGEVSFVNIKTLNEWDSRYCNGVDWRQKLDSQRGAVLATELKNNSYKLARWTCCAMLAGSEYLKLGYVSRYHVKDSARHVILGTQQFKPNEFASQINLSMENAWGILRCVIDICRKLDEGKYLILKDPNKQVIRVYSLPDGTFSSDEEEEEEEDEEDEEEEDEEN; translated from the exons ATGGCGAAGTTCAACGCCCCTGTGATCCAGGACAATCCGTCCGGATGGGGTCCATGTGCAGTCCCAGAGAAGTTTAAAGACATGCCCTACCAGCCTTTCAGCAAAGGAGACCGTCTGGGAAAG GTCGCTGACTGGACTGGAGCAACTTATCAAGACAAGAGATACACAA ATAAGTATTCCTCTCAGTTCGGAGGCGGCAGTCAGTACGCCTACTTTCATGAGGAGGACGAGACGAGCTTCCAGCTGGTGGACACCGCCAAGACTCAGAAGACGGCATACCAGAGGAACCGCATGAGATTTGCTCAG AGGAATCTGCGCAGGGATAAGGACCGGAGGAACATGACCCAGTTCAACATGCAGACGCTCCCGAAGAGCGCCAAGCAGAAGGAGAG ggaTCGCATGCGTCTGCAGAAGAAGTTCCAAAAGCAGTTTGGTGTCCGTCAGAAGTGGGACCAGAAATCCCAG gccCAGCTGAAGCCCAGAGACTCCTCTGTGGAGGTGAGGAGCGACtgggaggtgaaggaggagatgGACTTCCCCAGACTAATGAAGATGAGGTACATGGAGGTGGCTGACCCTCTTGACAT CGAGTGCTGCGGAGCCCTGGAGTACTACGACAAGGCTTTCGACCGCATCACCACCCGCAATGAGAAGCAGCTGAAAAGCATCAAGAGGATCTTCCACACTGTTACTACCACTGATGATCCAGTCATCCGCAAG CTGGCCAAGACCCAGGGCAACGTGTTTGCCACTGACGCCATCCTGGCGACCCTGATGTGCTGCACACGCTCAGTCAACTCCTGGGACATCATCGTGCAGAGAGTGGGCAACAAGCTGTTCTTCGACAAGAGAGACAACTCTGACTTTG ATTTGCTCACTGTGAGTGAGACGGCCAATGAGCCACCACAGGATGAGGGCAACTCCTTCAACTCTCCCCGTAACCTGGCGATGGAGGCCACGTACATCAACCACAACTTCAGCCAGCAGTGTTTACGGATG GGTGGGGAACGTTACAAGTTTCCTACCTCCAACCCGTTTGTGGAGGAGGACATGGACAAGAGCGAGGTGGCGTCTGTGGCCTACAG gtaCCGTCACTGGAAGCTCGGGGACGACATCGATCTGATTGTCCGCTGCGAACACGACGGAGTGATGACCGGCGCCAACGGAGAAGTTTCCTTCGTTAACATCAAGACCCTCAACGAGTGGGACTCCAGG TATTGTAACGGCGTGGACTGGCGTCAGAAGCTGGACTCTCAGAGGGGAGCCGTCCTGGCCACCGAGCTGAAGAACAACAGCTACAAACTGGCCCGCTGGACCTGCTGCGCCATGTTGGCGGGATCAGAATACCTGAAACTGGG GTACGTGTCTCGTTACCACGTGAAGGACTCGGCTCGCCACGTCATCCTGGGCACGCAGCAGTTCAAACCCAACGAGTTCGCCAGCCAGATCAACCTGAGCATGGAGAACGCCTGGGGAATCCTCCGCTGCGTCATCGACATCTGCCGCAAGCTGGATGAGGGCAAGTACCTGATCCTGAAGGACCCCAACAAG CAAGTCATCCGGGTGTACAGCCTGCCTGATGGCACCTTCAGctctgatgaggaggaggaggaagaggaggatgaagaggatgaggaggaagaag ATGAAGAGAATTGA